Sequence from the Amaranthus tricolor cultivar Red isolate AtriRed21 chromosome 16, ASM2621246v1, whole genome shotgun sequence genome:
AAAGAGGATGAGGACATATCCTTATTTTAGAGGATATACATGCATTGAAAGGAGGACATTTCAGGACATAAGAGGAGGTAGAAGGATAAGATTTTCACTCCAATGTACATGCTCTAAGTCATTGTTTAAGGATATATTTGGTAGAATATGATATCAAAATGTCAATAAAAAAGTCAATCAAAACAGTCGTTTCAGTTTTttgaaaagtcatttaccaaattttttttttggtatttttgaccaactaacaaattaaaaattaaccaAAGACATTGAGTAATATAGCCAATTACAAAAAATATCCAGAAatacatttgatttttcatcaacttttaactttttaatcaAATCTTTCTCTAACAAATAACTAACAACTAATTTTAGATACATTTTCCTATCAACTTATTTAAAAAGTTGAGTTAACAAGCTTGGAGCTGGCCAACGTCCAAACAacctttaaaattcaaaatcagtAGTCTTAGATACTTTGCAGGCTCAAACTGAAATGCACAAATGAACGCTTTTCAGTGATGCGGTTAGGGCTGAACAGAATTTGGTCAAAaacgtaaaccaaaccggatcaaaccgtaatttatgtatttggtctggtctacggtctaaatggtctgatttggttttttttatttgtgaacTACGGTTTTCGGTCCGgtttagattttaaaatttttagactagaccagaccagaaaacAGTAATATTTTCCGATCTGGTGTAAACCGTAAACTGGAGACCATAAAACCGTTTAATATAGGCATAGACTGGTAGGcccaaatataaaataaacttattagCCCATGAAATAGAAATGAAAGGTTGAAACCCAAAATTTTAACTAGTGAGGGGCCATCTCTATATCTTCTACGAAAATTTGGAAAGCttaagcaaaaaataaaaaaaacacgcatcagtttctttttttcccatttttccccattactcaaaaccttaacttcacactcgacattctccctctaaaaccattgattcaatccatcaattcttgcattcctctttcaatttggcagtTCAAAATTAGTGtaggatactctagcttgctcaaaggtaaacttgtttgtgttttttggtgtatatgtagttttttagggttataatcaaatttgcttattttttcaaatgtaggttactagttgttaaatcaagactattcttaatcatccataagtattgaaggtaatttttaattgtttttatagctttatgttgttttttgaagtactGTTGTTGAATTAGTggaattcaatgttgataatattattagaaatgaagtaatattattagtaataatttttagaccaaaaaagattattatcaaatgaatataatgtacttgtatgggcataaagttgatgatgaagttgattttctttgtattaatgtagaaaatgacatcattttgcgtgactatagtatgtttttggaatggttgtattcgagaaagtagtggcaaagttcattatgttgggggaagacgtaagttgtttgcttgcaattcgaacatggatttgaaccactttaaacgttttatatgttctaagattggattcgaccatactagaagtaccgtaaatataagctttaaatatgacatgagtggagaattgcttgcctttcctgttgaggatgatgaagctatagatgctatgtgggagcattcaaagtccacccaaattccctctttggagttatacgtagaagaagtacccgtagggaatgtagttgcttctaatcctattcctacccctatgcctatattaaaTCAGGAAACTCTTAATCCTTTCGTTCTTTTcgcatcttgtactttttctcaaccccctacgaatcaagttccaattgattcaatgttcaacttaggagaaactgctgagatgggaccttgggatgatggaaatgaaaGTATTGAGCTTATTGAcaatccttctgaggacgatgtggatgtcgatgaggatgcgctagcaaatgacatgaccctaggcaacattcctacaatcattcctcctacaccttatgccctctgtccacctttagacgagtatgaggaggtCATAGGTATGGCGTTACTAACACGAACTTAGTTGAAGTTTTCAAAtatgtgatgaagggtgtatgtttcttacctttgacaacacttgctgaattcaccttctatcgAGTAAacgactatttttttcaaagacgtgaacgtgctagcgcatggttacttggaggacacGTGTACACAACGCATGCCACTAGAATTATCAATAGAAATACTGAGAAGGCAAATTTCCATGACATAATCGCATTTGATTATAGAAGTGGTGTGTTCGAAGTTAAGACTGGGAGGGGAATTAGAGGATCGTCCAAAGGGGGTAAGATTCAACATGTAGACTTGAATCAAATgaagtgcacatgtaacaaacttGAGATATACCACCTTCCTTGTTCACATATACTTGCTGTTTGCATCAAACGACACCTTTCATATGAGAGGTTCGTGGATCCGTGCTATACAtctcaaagttatgcaagtacatacgaaCGTTACTTTATgccaatgatcgataagaggtcatggtcgaaatacacgggctttgaacttagacatgatCCCGATCAAATTCGAGGTAAAGGGAAGCCTAAGTCTAGGAGAATTGCAAACGAAATGGATGAGGGTAGAAAGAAACGATCTGATTGTCGTCGTTGTGGGagtgaaggtcacaacactagaacccgtaactcaaggtaatatgttatatatattatactagcatgataatctgtaactcaaggtaatatgttatatatattatacatgattacataattgtaatattAACTAAAGCTACTGCAAACAAAGCAGTAGAgtagatggatccagcagctccaggaccCCTAGATCCTAGTGTCTTGACTATGCAGCATGAGCACAGGAAAACTCCTCTTTAGGATGCCCAGGTTAGGTGTACGATAGTTGTGATTTGCATTTTACTAATGctaacatacaagtaacttatttatATGTCAATATTCATAGGTGTCTGATGCAAAAACGCTAGGCACCAGGCATCCAGATTCTGTTCCATGGGTGATCGATGATAAGATCGTCCCGTACTTAGAGTTAACAAGGTTATACGAGTTTCACCTCGTTGCATACGGCAGAGTAGACCGTGCCATTATCACAGCACTGGTCCAGAGATGACGTCAAGAGACGGCGTCAGGAGACGCATACATTTCATCtccctctaggtgaggctaccatcacattgcttgatgtagccttactaacacggcttcccatcgagggacgtgCCGTGTGTACAGCCGAACGCCAGCTATCAGGCTGGCGTGACATGGTGCATCGCATATTGGGAGAGCGCCCTCCACCAGAAGTGATCAGGGGGAGCGGTTTGCGCTGCACGTGGTTAGTTCAAACCTTCTCGCATCTCCCCGAAGATGCTGATGAAGGCACCATTTTGAGGTACGCCAAGACGTACCTCTTATACTTGATAGGAGCTGTGttgtttgccgataaaacaaacaaccaaatacaACTCCTTTACTTAACTTTACTTGATGACCCCTGGGAGCGCATCGCTgagtatagctggggctccgCAGCCCTTGGATACCTGTATAGGAGGCTATGTGGTGCTGCCCAAAATAACGTCAAGGAGATTGCGGGGCCAATAGTCATATTAtaggtaataaaattaacatttaactcTAATCCGGTGTAgttgaattacatactaattacatttccAATGTTCAGCTGTGGGCTTtggagcatattcttatcggccaaccttacagaaccgttggtcgtggtgatactGCTCCTCCACAACCCCCACTAGATGTTGCGTACGGTtcaaggtggaattttgcacgccGGACGCGCAAGCACACCGTCACCGGTCTCGGATTCAAccgagatcagttagacctgctacgacctaaccaggtaaatatttcagtactcattaacattagtacaatttaattaaatatcacttacattttcatgacatgtattttagtttttgtgggacccatacccAGTGCAAGCCGACGTAACTGTACCCGAACACTCGGGAATTCATTcaggtgcgtggagggcttctgtgccactcatatgcttcgacattgttgAAGTACATCCACCAGAGCGCGTACGgagccaatatgggttggtacagggcattccaccgccttgtgacactgaatCCCAGCTACACCAGATTTCGCGCAAAAATCAGGGTACGACAAACTGGGTGGACatcatcgctcgttgggatgcTAGACTGGagctgctggcacaaggtgcgcTTGTTCATGGCGCACTTACTACACCAGACTACATGTAGTGGTTCCTCTCCGTCATgtgccgatggatgacaccacatgccatcttcgcagcagcacattacgcacctgctgcgcctacgatgacacaatttgtaagtcttcattagcatttatatgattaagttgccgattaaataatataatgttacataactaaatattaattgcaggcacaaggtgcggcaccagtgatgcggtacagccacgaggaaccgatgagggagattgcgcatggcatgcttgtcggctcgcagttccagcacttcataccggaagtcgctgcagagtcctcaccgactaccgcccatacgcacgtctcatctcctggttatgactatcatttggaggagatggatcattcataccccgttgacgttgcAGGGACCTCGTAGGCTaagccatcacagtaccaatcccctccactgccagagtgacccgaacgcctcttactatcgtaggaggcataggagaccaactcagttggatagggtagatgagggtcgtgAGCGTTAACATTTAACTTTTGTATATTTAGAtcgactatgtatatatatatatatatatatatatatatatatatatatatatatatatatatatatatatatatatatatatatatatatatatatatgtatatatatatatatatatgtatatatatatatatatatatatatatgtatatatatatatatatgtatgtatttttattgagttgtatatttcaaacatttgtatatattttgttgtatatatatgtttaattactttatcacaGCCTCCAAACTTTCACTTacgaatgatcggagttttggcgatgaatcatgccgcctgaaacatacattgacttgtaattacttattctaatgtctctaatgcaaatacaacaaataacaactcaaaaattaaggaataaaaatatattaaatatctgttcgcagttactaactgcgaacagccaaatAGGCAaagtagctgttcgcagttagtaactgcgaacaactattttgtcctatTTAGCTGTtagtagttagtaactgcgaacagctacaaacctcaggtttgagattttcacgcttacttttggaatatttttgaaggttaaattattttgttatttttttttttatttttttcgctgaagcttttcaaattttcctcttCTACCTACTCAACAAACCTGATGAGACAAGAGACTTTCATTCTTGACATTTCTGTGCCCGTATCCATTCTCTGCTACAATTATCAATTTTTCTTCATCAACGCTCAAGTACAAATTTTCGGAATCCAGAGACTTTTATGCTTGATATGGTTGTGCTGTTTGATTTGTTTCGTACTTTCGTTTGGATTTTTCTTGAGTTTTTGAATTTCAGTAGATGGATTTTGTATTGTTCTtatatttcttgatttttcaaatttcaagTGATGAATCTCATAgttttttttccttgtttttgaGTATAGATGAATTTCAGCTGATGAACACAGCATTTCCAATTTCATAGTCAGTACTCTGTAGTTCGTTTTTTCGAATGATTGTTCGGGCATTGGGATGATTGTGATTCTTTAAATCTGTATGATTATTGTAGATGATTGTTCCTAGTCTATATTTCTCTCTTGAAGAAACCACATACAGTCTCATCCAAAAAAATtgctttaaaatgaaaaaaaccaTAGGCCAAACCAGACCGTTCTAAATAATTTTCCGACCGAAATTTCtgatttgatctgatttttGTGTCAAATCAGATCAGACCGGACCCGGTTAAAAAATGAATGGGACCCACCAATACAGTAGTAAAGTAGGAGTATAACCAAACAGCAAATGACCAATATTAAATTGGTTGCTTTCAATTGTCTATTAAGGCTATATACAAGCTGCTAGATCACCAGATCTTCAACCATTTTCTcatcatttttaaataaataaataaatgtcacAAATCTTATCTTTTGCTACGCTTTTCCTACCATAAATTTGTTGCTACTATTGAGCTTGTTTTGTCCTAAATTATAAGATCATTTGCTGTTCTTTAACCTGATTGAAGAGTCATGCCTGTATTAATAATGGTCGGATAACAAATAACCATACAGCGACGTACTTCTTATtactgtttttgttttttgtctAAAACACTTTTCAaggtaaaattttttatgtggGTATGGTTCATAGACTATACACACCATTACTTTTAGGAGTTATTATACATGGCTACTCTTTGTATTTTATCGCCGTCCCCTAATAAAATTAGGAATTTGCTCctaaatttaaaacttgtttagCAAATATAAATCGCATTTAATAACACAATTaccactttaaaaacattaaatttaaagaataatataaaaaagttaataataataataataatgataataataataataataataataataataacaatattattattattattattattattattattattattaataataaaaatattttcaaaaattaattaaatataataattaaaacaaaaataaaaatttaataataataataataacaatcacaataataataataataataataataataataataataataataatagtaataataataataataacaataataataataataataataataataataataataataataataataataataataataataataataataagcatGGAACATAAAGGGAGACAGATTGAAGAAGCATACAGTATTGGTGGCTATTGCAGCCACGGTGTATACAGTCTGGAAGCTCAGGAATGATATAATCTGGAGGCACAAAGATGCAGCAACCGCAACACAGTTGACTGATCACATCAAGTGGATCGTGAAGAATAGAATGctccaattgtgtaatgataacaatagacatatagattggctcaaagctTTGTAATCTCTGTCTTTggaatgatgctacaaatgatttagcattgctttggaacccttcctagaaggtggccatagtttatgctcatgatgaatttgcatcattttttccATCTTATTTGTAAATGGTTAGgttcttgatgaaataaaaatcttatttctcaaaaaaaaaaaaaaaataataataataataacaataataatataattaaaattaataataatttttaaaaaaaaagaaaaataaaattagaaaaacgaCCCAGTCGCACGAATTCCACGAGCCAAACGCGGTTCAGTTGCACGAAATCCGCGACACGACCGCggctcagtcgcacaaaacgtgcgactgagccGCGGTCGAGTTGCGAATTTCGTGCTACTTAACCGCGGTTGGCTCGCGGATTTTGTGCGACTgtgtcatttaaaatttttttttttcttttttaaattattactaattttatttatattattattattattattattattattattattattattattattattattattattattattattattattgttattattattaatattattattattgtgattgttattattattattattaaatttttatttttgttttaattattatatttaatttattttttaaatatttttattattattattattattattattaaatttttatattattttaaatattatttttattatttttgtaggTGATGTTGTTgctgttattattgttattgttagtaaattttttttttaattttatttttaaatattgtttttgttattagtgttatgattattattattgtttgtgttattattattatgattattattaatgttattatatttgttaatattatattattattatgattattgttaatttagaaaattaattagaataataataataataataataataataataataataataataataataataataataaatatgttcttaccttatatttgttgataatgattcgTGATGTGTAAATCATTATTTAGTTTTACTATAGAAATTGTAGATGAGATTTAATTTGCAGATAGTCCatagttatattattgtgtacgTCATTACTATAGAAATTGTAGATGAAATTGAATATGTATACTAATGTTGTAAActaataaaagcattgatgtaaacatgaattaaatttaatgtaaaaagcgttgatgtaaataaataaacgtattaatgtaaattagtttaaatacagactatgaagggccatgccccttaaaagcttgaccttcggcaaataaatctttaaCATCATTAAGGTATACATCTAAAACATGTCTTTCCCGGGGGTTCATTTCCGCAACAGGAGGCAGTCTCGCCAATGGCGCGACTCGACTCGGCCATTCATtcagaaactgaaaaaaaaaaaggaaaaatggtgtgaataagatattaaacaacatctaaataacacaacgacataatagaaaacaaataaattcaaaaaaacttACGTATTCCAATTTGCTTTCAGCTGGACCAAAATCGGCACTCGCTCCTTCGCCGGGGACGACGTATGGTTGGGAGcacactctgaaccagtcaacgtaactaggatcagcctctgatggaacagatgcccgacgaaGTGTCTGATCACCAAGGCAGGCACTATAGGgaaacctactccatgcctccaagtACACAGGTggagaagcaaaggtcacggagtaggtaccgtgtgccgaTCGTACAGCCTGGACTGGTCTCAGAGGagggggggaatagcctgcacaaagCCGACCTGTCGCACTGTCTTCTTCGGtaaatacacctcgacgatatcaaagcaagtgatacccccgatgaaggTGGTGTGTGGATGCTCATTCAGCAATGCCCTtggagaagtcatgtacggagtccattccacctgcatacaagccaagttaacatataaaaataatctaaaattaaaataacatgcatAAGAAAGTGTGatgatgtacaatacctgagtttgCGTCATGGAGTCCAGTATACTCCTACAGTCCCTCAGCCTGTTGATCTCAAGACCTGGCTTGGGCGTAGACCACATCTCTGCTctagtcttattaggcacatctgctcggcgaggatgagggcggaaggcGGGAAAGTACTCGTAGATTCATGTTTGGAGCAATGTGAAGCAacccgcaatggtcttgcaaccagccctagatgtcATTTCTAGTTGGCGATACATGTACGCCagcgtcaccgcaccccaggcgatCTCATTTTGATCGACGTTGATGGCAAGTATCGGGTGGGGTCACATGccggttctggtcttatccgccagcaggGTAGAGCCGACAACATGCATGTAGTAGGCAATCGACTGGGTATCCATAGCCTGGGACCAATGACACAACTGCATCACTTCAGCAACGTTGACACAGCCGTTGGTGAATATCCCTTTTCACTGTAGCTCGGGCATGGGCTCCCCAAACAGATTGGTAATACCGACCTGCCACTTTGAAGGCTCAGCCAAtagagaaccttcaatacctATGCCCAATATGCATTGCACGTCGTgaaacataatcgtcatctcccccatggcatgtggaaggtgttcgtatctggctgccacctctccacgaaggccgatatcaaagcacagtcgatgtgctggtgcataacgtATGGTAGACGGCCGAGGGGAGTAGCAAGTAGAATATCGTACGGCGCATCGGTCATATCCCACAGTCCAATGATCGCCTCCAACGGCTTCTTCCTACTAAGGCATTCCAGAACGGAGGCATACGCTCAAAGCCAtcaaaaataagtttagctatgtgcccgctaTAGTTGGATATCAGGCGCGTATTTGTGGGCCCCTCGGGCTGGGGCAATGTGACCAACTTGTCCGTtccagcggactgtgagcgctGCTCctccgtggcggctcattatcaacGAGACTATGTCCGGCACGCTCAGATGCGCCTGAAGAACTAGGGCCGGCATGTATGAATCTTCTGTCGGGCCCCTGCACAACAGTCCAGTCCGCTGGGCGAAGATCAGGAGCTTCGTAttcaacatcatcagcatcattatcatcatcactagaaaccccccaactactctgaaGGCTGCTTgcctggtcatcaaaacgagtacgcacttggtttaGCGTACTCGACcattgggcctcactgtgtctggcagcctcttcctgcctagccctcctactAGAACCTGTCACCTccctctcatgagggtcccctctgagcAGGGTAGGCCTATAACTATTGCCGCTCAGCAAGTttcaaaaaaaaccctttcctttacCGTGAGTGCCAGCCATTTACtaaaaattttgataatttaattaactattattaataaataaaaataatcaaacattacgttaaattaaccacatgaacaaaagacaataattaattagcaacaacaatatttaactaatcattatcaacaaatataatgtacgaacatatttattattattaataataatattattgtaattaattttctaaattaacaacaacaacaacaacaacaataataataataataataataataataataataataataacaataataataataataataataataataataataataataataataataataataataataataacattataataatcataacaataataacactaatgaaaataataataataataataataataataataataataataataataataataataataataataataataataatcataacactaataacaaaaacaatatttaaaaataaaattaaagaaaaatttactaacaacaacaacaacgtcaccaacaaaaataataaaaataatatttgaaagaatataacaaagttaataataataataataacaaaaatattaaaaaaaataaattaaatataataattaaaaaataaataaatatttaataataataataataataacaatcacaataataataataataataataataataataataataataataataataataataataataataataataatattctgtGCAGACCTGTTTGGTGTAGATATTCTGTGCCTAAACATCGTTTCATCACTTGGCTAACTGTGAGAAGGAGACTGCTCACGAGAGACAGACTTCTTAAATTCAATTTGGTGGATGATGCTACTTGTGCCCTTTGTaaaactgatattgaaactcatgatcaccTGTTCTTTAATTGCTCTTGTACTGTTGTGATTCTGAAACAGGTTATGCAATGGCTCGGCTATAATTTTCAGACCCACTCGTTGCAACACCTCTTACAAAAAGGTTGGAACATAAAGggagcaagattgaagaagcttaCGGTGGTGGTGGCTATTGCAGCTACGGTGTATGCAATCTGGAAACTCAAGAATGATATAATCTGGAGGCAAAAAGAAACAACAGACACAAGACAGATGGTTGGTCATATTAAATGGATTGTCAAGAATAGAATTCTCCAATTATGTAATGATAACAGTAGACATATAGATTGGCTCAAAGCCTTGTAATATTCTTTGTATCTCCTTTtgaatgatgctacaaatgatttagcattgctttggaacccttcctagaaggtggccatagtttatgctcatgatggatttgcatcattgTTTCCACACTCTTGTATATGATTGTTCTCTTGATGAAATataatcttatttctcaaaaaaaaaaaataaaaaaaaaaaaaataataataataataataatgatgatgatgataataataataataataataaaacaacaacaataataataataataataataataataataataataataataataataataataacaataataataataataataataataataataataataatataaataaaattaataataattattttaagaaaaaaacaaaaaaaataaaaaataagagacTCGTAGGAAAACCGCGAGCCCATCGCGGTTCAGTCGCAGGCGG
This genomic interval carries:
- the LOC130802153 gene encoding uncharacterized protein LOC130802153 gives rise to the protein MTSFCVTIVCFWNGCIRESSGKVHYVGGRRKLFACNSNMDLNHFKRFICSKIGFDHTRSTVNISFKYDMSGELLAFPVEDDEAIDAMWEHSKSTQIPSLELYVEEVPVGNVVASNPIPTPMPILNQETLNPFVLFASCTFSQPPTNQVPIDSMFNLGETAEMGPWDDGNESIELIDNPSEDDVDVDEDALANDMTLGNIPTIIPPTPYALCPPLDEYEEVIGMALLTRT